From a single Cherax quadricarinatus isolate ZL_2023a chromosome 7, ASM3850222v1, whole genome shotgun sequence genomic region:
- the LOC128686880 gene encoding transmembrane protein 127 isoform X1, protein MPAHPVYAVGGLYPRRRQQVFKDNGKNLISGVVSIVVIVVVCACMSQPQWFWLDGGGCTTHTIGLYLFFHPGHFQPVEGKDVGSSMSHVIYYTNGEELKFCVTPEIVALMRIVIGLIFMMICSSLVQMLLDISGPSGSIMKCFRKNAVAGIFSVLVCVVCVGMCYYITTLIETQQEATKPVIGPLAVARVQVKLDVGFYLLIFAGGMSVLAVGCSWLRPVHLFQETDSAPLMEDWGGLEGLETFSVPPGSSLASHIPYLSDLEPPPPVEGHPPPPYTP, encoded by the exons ATGCCAGCCCACCCGGTCTATGCTGTTGGGGGTCTGTATCCCAGGCGCCGTCAACAGGTCTTCAAAGACAATGGCAAAAACCTCATTTCAGGG GTAGTGAGcattgtagtgatagtggttgtgtgcgCTTGTATGAGTCAGCCACAATGGTTCTGGCTTGATGGTGGGGGTTGTACCACCCATACCATTGGTCTCTATCTCTTCTTCCATCCAGGACACTTTCAGCCGGTCGAGGGGAAGGATGTTGGCTCATCCATGTCACATGTCATCTATTACACAAATGGTGAAG AGTTGAAGTTTTGTGTGACACCAGAAATTGTGGCACTGATGCGAATTGTCATTGGATTGATCTTTATGATGATTTGCTCTTCATTAGTGCAGATGTTGCTGGATATAAGTGGCCCCTCGGGTAGTATCATGAAATGTTTCAGAAAAAATGCTGTAGCGGGTATATTTTCTG TGttggtttgtgttgtgtgtgttggaaTGTGCTACTACATCACTACCTTGATTGAGACTCAGCAGGAAGCCACTAAGCCTGTCATTGGTCCCTTGGCTGTGGCTCGTGTACAGGTCAAGCTGGATGTTGGTTTTTATCTTCTTATATTTGCAG GTGGTATGTCAGTTTTAGCTGTGGGTTGTAGTTGGCTTCGACCAGTGCACCTGTTCCAGGAGACAGATTCTGCTCCTCTGATGGAGGACTGGGGTGGCCTTGAAGGATTAGAAACCTTTTCAGTCCCACCTGGAAGTTCATTGGCTTCTCACATCCCATACTTAAGTGATCTGGAGCCTCCGCCACCAGTGGAAGGGCATCCACCCCCTCCATATACTCCATAA
- the LOC128686880 gene encoding transmembrane protein 127 isoform X2: MPAHPVYAVGGLYPRRRQQVFKDNGKNLISGVVSIVVIVVVCACMSQPQWFWLDGGGCTTHTIGLYLFFHPGHFQPVEGKDVGSSMSHVIYYTNGEELKFCVTPEIVALMRIVIGLIFMMICSSLVQMLLDISGPSGSIMKCFRKNAVAGIFSGGMSVLAVGCSWLRPVHLFQETDSAPLMEDWGGLEGLETFSVPPGSSLASHIPYLSDLEPPPPVEGHPPPPYTP; encoded by the exons ATGCCAGCCCACCCGGTCTATGCTGTTGGGGGTCTGTATCCCAGGCGCCGTCAACAGGTCTTCAAAGACAATGGCAAAAACCTCATTTCAGGG GTAGTGAGcattgtagtgatagtggttgtgtgcgCTTGTATGAGTCAGCCACAATGGTTCTGGCTTGATGGTGGGGGTTGTACCACCCATACCATTGGTCTCTATCTCTTCTTCCATCCAGGACACTTTCAGCCGGTCGAGGGGAAGGATGTTGGCTCATCCATGTCACATGTCATCTATTACACAAATGGTGAAG AGTTGAAGTTTTGTGTGACACCAGAAATTGTGGCACTGATGCGAATTGTCATTGGATTGATCTTTATGATGATTTGCTCTTCATTAGTGCAGATGTTGCTGGATATAAGTGGCCCCTCGGGTAGTATCATGAAATGTTTCAGAAAAAATGCTGTAGCGGGTATATTTTCTG GTGGTATGTCAGTTTTAGCTGTGGGTTGTAGTTGGCTTCGACCAGTGCACCTGTTCCAGGAGACAGATTCTGCTCCTCTGATGGAGGACTGGGGTGGCCTTGAAGGATTAGAAACCTTTTCAGTCCCACCTGGAAGTTCATTGGCTTCTCACATCCCATACTTAAGTGATCTGGAGCCTCCGCCACCAGTGGAAGGGCATCCACCCCCTCCATATACTCCATAA